In Planctomicrobium piriforme, the following proteins share a genomic window:
- the kdsA gene encoding 3-deoxy-8-phosphooctulonate synthase: MSANLLQVDRYQCGPGRPLLFIAGPCVIESEELIRETSLRLADMAHKRGWQIVFKSSFDKANRTSFNSYRGPGLERGMEILARVREETGLPITTDIHEPQQAAPAAKVCKILQVPAFLARQTDLVHAIALAARDNDGIVNIKKPQFIAAEDIIHAVNKCREAGANNVLLTDRGTMFGYGRLVNDMTCIPTMQAMGCPVCIDATHSVQRPGGSTTGGNRGMVPFVARAAVAAGADAVFMETHPDPDKAKSDGPNQVRLSEIEKIFEQLSRVRELITEFNAAAS; this comes from the coding sequence ATGTCTGCCAATCTGCTGCAAGTCGATCGCTATCAATGCGGCCCGGGACGGCCGCTGCTGTTCATTGCCGGCCCCTGCGTGATCGAGTCCGAAGAACTCATTCGGGAGACGTCGCTGCGACTGGCGGACATGGCTCACAAACGGGGCTGGCAGATCGTCTTCAAGTCGAGCTTCGACAAGGCCAACCGCACAAGCTTCAATAGTTACCGCGGGCCGGGTCTGGAACGAGGGATGGAGATTCTCGCCCGTGTGCGCGAAGAAACCGGCTTGCCGATCACCACTGACATTCATGAGCCGCAACAGGCGGCACCCGCCGCCAAGGTCTGCAAGATTCTGCAGGTGCCAGCCTTCCTCGCGCGGCAGACCGACCTGGTGCACGCCATTGCCTTGGCGGCCCGTGACAACGACGGCATCGTCAACATCAAGAAGCCGCAGTTCATCGCTGCCGAAGACATCATTCACGCTGTGAACAAATGCCGCGAAGCGGGCGCCAACAACGTCCTGCTCACCGACCGCGGGACAATGTTTGGCTACGGCCGTCTCGTCAACGACATGACCTGTATTCCGACCATGCAGGCGATGGGTTGCCCTGTTTGCATTGATGCCACTCATAGCGTGCAACGGCCCGGCGGCAGCACCACGGGCGGCAATCGCGGCATGGTGCCGTTCGTCGCGCGAGCGGCCGTGGCAGCGGGGGCCGATGCGGTCTTCATGGAGACGCATCCAGATCCCGACAAGGCGAAGAGCGACGGCCCGAATCAGGTGCGGCTCAGCGAGATCGAGAAGATCTTTGAACAGTTGAGTCGGGTGCGCGAACTGATCACTGAGTTCAACGCGGCTGCTTCCTGA
- a CDS encoding Gfo/Idh/MocA family protein has product MSKPLNIGMIGYGFMGRTHTNGYKRVPDFFPELKYKPVLKAACARDKEKIQAFADQWGYESIETDWKALIARKDIDAIDICTPNNLHKEIAIAAAKAGKMILCEKPLAMNAAEGEEMCKAVEEAKVPNTVWYNYRRIPAVTFAKNIIDSGRLGRIFHYRANFLQDWTINADLPQGGNALWRLDAAAAGSGVTGDLLAHCIDTAIWLNGSISDVTAMTETFIKERVHTATGQKQKVTIDDACAFLCHFENGSLGLFESTRYARGHKALYTFEINGENMSLRWDLHDLHRLEMFDYGDEGPFRAWKSIHVTDAGGDHPYMNKWWVPGLQIGYEHSFVHQVADFLKSLEEGKPCGPTFRDALETQKVCDAVLQSAKEHVWKNV; this is encoded by the coding sequence ATGTCCAAGCCGCTCAACATCGGCATGATCGGTTACGGCTTCATGGGCCGCACCCACACCAACGGGTACAAGCGCGTGCCCGACTTCTTTCCGGAACTGAAGTACAAGCCGGTGCTGAAGGCCGCCTGTGCTCGCGACAAAGAGAAGATTCAGGCGTTCGCCGACCAGTGGGGTTACGAGTCGATCGAGACCGATTGGAAAGCCCTGATCGCCCGCAAGGACATTGACGCGATCGACATCTGCACTCCCAACAATCTCCACAAGGAAATCGCCATCGCCGCCGCCAAGGCCGGCAAGATGATCCTGTGCGAGAAACCCCTGGCGATGAACGCCGCCGAAGGGGAAGAGATGTGCAAGGCGGTCGAAGAAGCCAAAGTTCCCAACACCGTCTGGTACAACTACCGCCGCATCCCGGCCGTGACCTTTGCCAAGAACATCATCGATTCCGGACGACTGGGACGGATCTTCCACTACCGCGCCAACTTCCTGCAGGACTGGACGATCAACGCCGACCTGCCGCAGGGCGGCAATGCTCTCTGGCGTCTCGACGCCGCTGCCGCTGGATCAGGCGTGACGGGCGATCTGCTGGCTCACTGCATCGACACCGCCATCTGGCTGAACGGCTCGATCAGCGACGTCACCGCCATGACTGAAACGTTCATCAAGGAACGGGTCCATACCGCCACCGGTCAGAAGCAGAAGGTGACGATCGACGACGCCTGTGCGTTCCTCTGTCACTTCGAAAACGGCTCGCTGGGTCTGTTTGAATCGACCCGCTATGCCCGCGGTCACAAGGCGCTGTACACGTTCGAGATCAACGGTGAGAACATGTCGCTGCGGTGGGACCTGCACGACCTGCACCGGCTCGAAATGTTCGACTACGGTGACGAAGGCCCGTTCCGCGCCTGGAAGAGCATCCACGTCACCGACGCTGGCGGCGATCACCCGTACATGAACAAGTGGTGGGTGCCCGGCCTGCAGATCGGCTACGAACACTCGTTCGTGCACCAGGTGGCCGACTTCCTGAAGAGCCTGGAAGAAGGCAAACCCTGCGGCCCAACATTCCGCGACGCACTCGAAACCCAAAAGGTCTGCGACGCCGTGCTGCAGAGTGCGAAAGAACACGTCTGGAAAAACGTGTGA
- a CDS encoding DUF6980 family protein — translation MRMNEYHMAMNGAQYVMHYCSWCGGKLPESQRGTFFTLIEESEVQEMRTLLAGAKTVPEVLQILGEPDERLENAGGHGRPGKWTQYVQTLRYSSRWKSLVLSVCEHPDGNISLCWSGQYLGQTDS, via the coding sequence GTGCGGATGAACGAATACCACATGGCGATGAACGGTGCGCAGTACGTCATGCATTACTGCAGCTGGTGCGGCGGGAAATTGCCTGAGTCACAACGAGGAACATTTTTTACCCTGATTGAAGAGTCTGAAGTTCAGGAGATGCGGACTCTGTTGGCCGGAGCCAAGACCGTTCCAGAAGTTCTCCAGATCCTCGGAGAACCTGATGAACGACTTGAGAATGCAGGAGGTCATGGACGGCCTGGAAAATGGACACAATACGTCCAAACGCTGCGGTACTCATCACGCTGGAAATCGCTTGTACTGAGTGTTTGCGAACACCCAGATGGGAATATTTCACTTTGCTGGAGCGGGCAATATCTGGGCCAGACGGACTCTTGA
- a CDS encoding DUF4058 family protein, producing MPGPFPGMDPWLENRRVWKGFHDALVVKTIEVLQPGLVQAGYYIEIGDRVWISEDDRELWPDNLILRKSDTASDSGPAAAVADQPVRLRKQEDEMREIFAEVYTLEHQELVTVLEFLSPTNKRRGKGRNLYLRKQKELRSTAVHLVEIDLLRGGTYTIDAPQVLVAELKPWDYLVNIARRGGRDYEIYPVRFRSRLPRIAIPLKTGDQDTVLDLQQLVDWAYGIGAYESRLDYRRDPVPPLNPDDAAWADEILKSKGLR from the coding sequence ATGCCAGGTCCGTTTCCGGGGATGGATCCGTGGTTGGAGAATCGCCGCGTCTGGAAGGGCTTTCACGATGCACTCGTTGTCAAAACGATTGAAGTGCTTCAACCCGGCCTCGTCCAAGCGGGTTACTATATCGAGATCGGGGACCGTGTCTGGATCTCGGAGGACGACCGGGAACTCTGGCCGGACAATCTGATTCTGCGCAAGTCTGACACGGCGTCCGACAGCGGTCCTGCCGCCGCCGTCGCCGACCAGCCTGTCCGTCTCAGAAAACAGGAAGACGAAATGCGTGAGATTTTCGCCGAAGTCTACACGCTCGAACATCAAGAACTGGTAACAGTCCTGGAATTTCTCAGTCCCACGAACAAGCGCCGCGGCAAGGGGCGAAACCTTTATCTTCGCAAACAGAAGGAGCTGCGCTCCACGGCGGTGCATCTTGTGGAGATCGATTTATTGCGAGGGGGGACGTATACGATCGACGCCCCCCAGGTTCTGGTTGCGGAACTCAAACCCTGGGACTACCTGGTCAACATTGCCCGGCGCGGAGGTCGTGACTACGAGATTTACCCGGTTCGGTTTCGTTCGCGGCTTCCCCGAATCGCGATTCCCCTGAAAACCGGTGACCAGGACACGGTACTGGATCTGCAACAGCTTGTGGACTGGGCATACGGCATCGGCGCCTACGAGAGCCGTCTCGATTATCGCCGCGATCCGGTCCCCCCGCTCAACCCTGACGATGCCGCCTGGGCAGATGAGATTCTGAAATCAAAGGGCCTGCGATGA
- a CDS encoding proline racemase family protein: MSRFHRIQIIDSHTGGEPTRVVVGGGPNLGNGSLAERRARFLAEFDHFRRAIVCEPRGSDVLVGALLCPPVDPKCVAGVIFFNNVGGLGMCGHGTIGLGVTLGHLGRIAAGEHWLETPVGKIPFIYDGQNTVWLENVPSYRLASKVSVEVPSLGLVTGDIAWGGNWFFLVSDHGERLSLRNVKRLTEVTLRIRSALPEQGITGAGGAEIDHIELFGSPVDPGNQSRNFVLCPGGAYDRSPCGTGTSAKIACLASDGKLQPGEIWRQESITGSVFEASYRWEGSRIIPRITGQAWVTGEGSLLLDEADPLRGGLELGGHCPGR, encoded by the coding sequence ATGTCGCGATTCCACCGCATCCAGATCATCGATTCCCACACCGGCGGAGAGCCGACGCGAGTGGTTGTGGGGGGCGGGCCTAATCTTGGGAATGGGAGCCTAGCCGAGCGGCGGGCGCGGTTTCTGGCGGAGTTCGATCACTTTCGGCGAGCCATCGTCTGCGAGCCGCGGGGGTCGGATGTGCTGGTTGGGGCGCTGCTTTGCCCGCCGGTCGACCCGAAATGTGTTGCCGGTGTGATCTTCTTCAACAATGTCGGCGGCCTCGGGATGTGCGGGCACGGGACGATCGGCCTTGGCGTCACGCTTGGGCATCTGGGCCGCATTGCCGCTGGGGAACATTGGCTCGAAACGCCTGTCGGGAAGATCCCGTTCATTTACGATGGCCAGAACACCGTCTGGCTGGAGAATGTCCCGAGCTACCGACTCGCATCAAAGGTGAGCGTCGAAGTACCAAGCCTGGGGCTGGTCACCGGCGACATCGCCTGGGGAGGGAACTGGTTCTTTCTGGTCAGCGATCACGGCGAACGTCTCTCGCTGCGGAATGTGAAACGGCTCACCGAGGTGACGCTACGCATCCGTTCGGCCCTTCCAGAGCAGGGGATCACCGGGGCTGGAGGCGCGGAAATCGATCACATCGAGCTGTTCGGCTCGCCTGTTGATCCCGGAAATCAGAGCCGGAACTTCGTCCTCTGCCCCGGCGGCGCCTATGACCGTTCCCCCTGCGGGACTGGCACCAGCGCAAAAATCGCCTGCCTGGCGAGCGACGGCAAGCTGCAGCCCGGCGAAATCTGGCGACAGGAAAGCATCACCGGCAGCGTGTTCGAAGCGAGCTATCGGTGGGAAGGAAGCCGGATCATTCCCCGCATCACTGGCCAGGCCTGGGTGACTGGGGAGGGGAGCTTGCTGCTCGACGAAGCCGACCCGCTGCGAGGGGGATTGGAACTTGGGGGTCATTGTCCCGGACGCTGA